A single Mangrovimonas sp. YM274 DNA region contains:
- a CDS encoding zinc-dependent metalloprotease — MVLTCSSTKEASKSKATVSSGPVSSPEKSNGDMKPYDKVITGSAKTDEGLFAVHKIDEDYFYEIPDSLFEREMLMVTRIAKTASGLGFGGGKQNEQVLRWQKRDNKVLLRVVSYNVVAADSLPVHEAVVNSNFEPILYTFPIKAIGKDSTSTVINVTDLFNKDVKALGLPEGTRKRYKVSRLEGDKSFIESVKSYPQNVEVRHVKTYNAGNPPSNSSTGTISIELSNSMILLPEIPMKRRYFDERVGWFTSSQTDYGLEAQRSKDVEFLDRWRLEVKDEDIEKFNRGELVEPKKQIVYYIDRATPEKWRKYIKQGIEDWQVAFEAAGFKNAIIAKDPPTPEEDPEWSPEDVRYSVVRYLASPIPNANGPHVSDPRTGEILESDINWYHNVMSLLRGWFFVQTAAINPDAQSPEFKDEVMGRLIRFVSSHEVGHTLGLPHNWASSVAYPVEKLRDPEFTKKYSTAPSIMDYARFNYVAQPEDGDVALMPNIGIYDKYAISWGYRPILGKTAEEEKATLDQWILEHAGDPLYRFGHQQVGDIVDPSSQREDLGDDAILASEYGIKNLKRIVPNLIKWTSEPGENYSDLDEMYGHVVSQFKRYMGHVSVNIGGIYEYYKTSEQEGPVYIPVPKEHQKNALKFVNEQLFATPEWLIDTDIFGRIEYSGAVERIRKLQSDILDDILSLGRMQRLIETQTLYGNSAYALTDMMKDLRNGVWSELRSGKSIETYRRNLQRAHIDRLAYLMTADSQKKAPSFGGYQKSTAVTTSQSDIRAVVRAELKSLESAIKSGLNRTSDQLSKIHLQDALERIDAIVNPQS; from the coding sequence ATGGTCTTGACATGTTCTTCCACAAAAGAAGCTAGTAAATCTAAGGCTACAGTATCTTCTGGGCCAGTATCGTCTCCGGAAAAATCCAATGGAGACATGAAACCTTACGACAAAGTAATCACAGGCAGTGCAAAAACAGACGAAGGTCTTTTTGCTGTGCACAAAATAGACGAGGACTATTTTTACGAAATTCCAGATTCGCTATTTGAACGTGAAATGCTTATGGTAACCCGTATTGCAAAAACCGCTAGCGGCCTGGGCTTCGGTGGCGGTAAGCAAAACGAACAAGTATTACGTTGGCAAAAAAGAGACAATAAGGTACTGCTTCGTGTTGTTTCGTACAATGTAGTGGCTGCTGATTCACTTCCTGTCCACGAAGCAGTTGTGAACTCCAATTTTGAACCCATCCTTTACACATTTCCAATAAAAGCAATTGGAAAAGACTCTACCTCAACAGTAATCAATGTAACAGATCTATTCAACAAGGATGTAAAAGCCCTTGGCCTTCCTGAAGGGACCAGGAAACGCTATAAGGTGTCTAGATTAGAAGGCGACAAATCGTTTATTGAAAGTGTTAAAAGTTACCCGCAAAACGTAGAGGTACGACATGTAAAAACCTATAACGCAGGAAACCCTCCTTCCAACTCAAGCACAGGAACCATTTCTATTGAATTGAGCAATTCGATGATTCTGTTGCCTGAAATCCCTATGAAACGTCGCTATTTTGATGAGCGTGTTGGTTGGTTTACTTCTTCACAAACCGATTATGGTTTAGAAGCACAAAGAAGTAAAGATGTGGAGTTTTTAGACCGATGGAGATTGGAGGTAAAAGATGAAGACATCGAAAAATTCAACCGTGGTGAATTAGTGGAGCCTAAAAAGCAAATTGTATACTATATCGATCGTGCCACTCCTGAAAAATGGAGAAAATACATCAAGCAAGGAATTGAAGATTGGCAAGTAGCTTTTGAGGCCGCTGGTTTTAAAAATGCCATCATTGCCAAAGACCCTCCAACGCCTGAAGAAGACCCAGAGTGGAGCCCTGAAGATGTTCGCTATTCTGTAGTGCGTTACTTAGCCTCTCCTATTCCAAACGCCAACGGACCACACGTAAGCGATCCTAGAACTGGTGAAATTTTGGAAAGCGATATTAACTGGTACCACAACGTGATGTCCCTGTTGAGAGGTTGGTTTTTTGTCCAAACAGCAGCCATCAATCCAGACGCCCAGTCTCCAGAATTTAAAGATGAAGTCATGGGACGTTTAATCCGTTTTGTATCTTCTCACGAAGTTGGACACACTTTAGGATTACCTCACAACTGGGCCAGCAGTGTAGCCTATCCAGTTGAAAAACTGAGAGATCCAGAATTCACCAAAAAATACAGCACTGCACCTTCCATTATGGACTATGCACGTTTCAATTATGTAGCACAACCAGAGGACGGAGATGTAGCCTTGATGCCTAATATTGGAATCTATGACAAATATGCTATTTCTTGGGGGTACCGCCCAATCTTAGGCAAAACTGCCGAGGAAGAAAAAGCAACCCTAGACCAATGGATTTTAGAGCACGCAGGTGATCCTTTATACCGTTTTGGTCACCAACAAGTAGGAGATATTGTAGACCCAAGTTCGCAAAGAGAAGATTTGGGAGATGATGCAATTTTAGCTAGTGAATACGGAATCAAAAACTTAAAAAGAATTGTTCCTAACTTAATTAAATGGACTTCAGAACCAGGCGAGAATTATTCCGATTTGGATGAAATGTACGGTCATGTGGTTTCGCAGTTTAAGCGTTACATGGGCCATGTGTCTGTTAATATTGGAGGTATTTACGAATACTACAAAACTTCAGAACAAGAAGGTCCCGTGTACATTCCAGTTCCTAAGGAACACCAAAAGAACGCCCTTAAGTTTGTAAACGAGCAACTGTTTGCAACCCCTGAGTGGCTAATTGATACTGATATTTTTGGAAGAATAGAATATTCTGGAGCTGTGGAACGCATTAGAAAACTGCAATCAGACATCCTAGATGACATTTTAAGTTTGGGTAGAATGCAACGCTTGATTGAAACACAAACGCTATATGGAAATTCTGCCTATGCTTTAACCGACATGATGAAGGATCTAAGAAACGGTGTTTGGAGCGAATTAAGAAGCGGTAAGTCCATTGAAACCTACCGACGCAACTTACAACGTGCGCACATTGATAGATTGGCTTATTTAATGACGGCCGACAGTCAAAAGAAAGCACCTTCCTTTGGAGGCTATCAAAAATCGACTGCTGTAACGACAAGTCAATCGGATATTAGAGCGGTTGTTAGAGCAGAATTAAAGTCTTTGGAAAGCGCTATTAAATCTGGCTTAAACAGAACAAGTGACCAATTAAGCAAAATTCATTTGCAAGATGCGCTTGAACGTATCGATGCTATTGTGAATCCACAATCTTAA
- a CDS encoding fibronectin type III domain-containing protein, protein MKKLTLLMVLVMLCAACSKDDDTPTVAECLKPTNLSETNLTHNSASLQWNNPNESASISLEYGPSGFEMGTGTTITSNGLSIELSNLQANTTYDYYLEASCSEDNSSLPTTVKSFTTLPPLVVAEFKPTLSELNLYSGPLTDLVPSMYTFEYKLNTPLYTDYAHKQRLIALPEGESMVYDGDGLPIFPDNTLIAKTFYYFNNEMDESLGKQIVETRILIKANGEWLTGNYVWNESQTEATLDGNGLELPITWVDQNGTPQNINYKIPAGTDCVMCHKTYEDITPIGPKLRSMNFDVAGNNQLQNMISQGLLTGSPSPSEIGQLIDWTDVNHPTEERVRAYFDMNCAHCHSPGTYHNVNFFAAMDLRYETSFEESGIYESRYGIMTRLPSSIPQYSMPYIGVSLPHQEALDLIIPYLESME, encoded by the coding sequence ATGAAAAAGCTTACTCTTTTGATGGTACTTGTCATGTTGTGTGCAGCCTGTAGCAAAGATGATGATACCCCAACTGTGGCAGAATGCTTAAAACCGACCAACCTTTCCGAAACCAACCTTACCCACAACAGCGCATCCCTGCAATGGAACAATCCTAATGAAAGTGCTTCCATTAGTCTAGAATATGGCCCAAGTGGCTTTGAAATGGGTACCGGAACCACAATAACTTCAAATGGACTTTCAATAGAACTTAGCAACCTTCAAGCCAATACTACATACGACTACTATTTGGAGGCCAGCTGTTCCGAGGACAATTCTAGTTTACCAACCACGGTTAAAAGCTTTACAACGCTTCCTCCTCTTGTTGTGGCAGAGTTTAAACCCACCTTATCCGAGCTAAACCTATATAGTGGGCCGCTAACAGACCTCGTCCCTAGCATGTATACTTTTGAATACAAATTAAACACCCCGTTATATACCGACTATGCGCATAAACAACGTTTAATTGCATTGCCTGAAGGCGAAAGTATGGTATATGACGGAGATGGCCTTCCCATTTTTCCAGACAATACGCTTATTGCCAAAACCTTTTATTACTTCAATAATGAAATGGACGAATCCTTAGGCAAACAAATCGTAGAAACAAGAATCCTAATAAAAGCAAATGGAGAATGGCTAACAGGAAATTACGTTTGGAACGAAAGCCAAACAGAGGCCACCTTGGATGGGAACGGCCTAGAACTCCCCATTACTTGGGTGGATCAAAACGGAACGCCGCAAAACATCAATTATAAAATTCCTGCAGGTACAGATTGCGTAATGTGTCACAAAACCTATGAAGACATTACGCCAATTGGTCCCAAATTACGCAGTATGAATTTTGATGTCGCTGGCAACAACCAACTTCAGAACATGATTTCCCAAGGGTTATTAACAGGATCACCTTCACCTTCTGAAATAGGTCAGCTTATTGATTGGACCGATGTTAATCACCCCACAGAAGAGCGGGTTAGAGCCTATTTCGATATGAATTGTGCACATTGTCATTCGCCAGGCACTTACCACAACGTCAACTTCTTTGCAGCCATGGATCTTAGGTACGAAACCTCTTTTGAAGAATCCGGGATATATGAATCACGTTATGGCATCATGACAAGATTGCCTTCTTCCATACCACAATACAGCATGCCTTACATAGGCGTATCATTACCACATCAGGAAGCTTTAGACCTTATCATTCCATATTTGGAATCAATGGAGTGA
- the lysS gene encoding lysine--tRNA ligase has product MQLSEQELVRREKLTKLRELGINPYPANLYPVDHTSKQVKDNFEEGKKVVVAGRLMSMRVQGKASFAQLQDSEGKIQVYFNRDEICPGEDKSKYNDVFKKLLDFGDFIGIEGELFLTQVGEKTIMVKDFTILSKSLKPLPLPKEKDGVVYDAFSDPEQRYRQRYADLVVNPQVKDVFVKRTKLFNAMRQFFNDSGYFEVETPVLQPIPGGAAARPFITHHNSLDIPLYMRIANELYLKRLIVGGFDGVYEFSKNFRNEGMDRTHNPEFTAMEIYVAYKDYNWMMDFCEQLLEHCAIAVNGTTEATFGEHKIDFKAPYKRVTMADSIKEFTGFDITGKSEDEIRAAAKDMGIAIDDTMGKGKLIDEIFGEKCEGKYIQPTFITDYPKEMSPLCKEHRDNPELTERFELMVCGKEIANAYSELNDPIDQRERFEHQLKLAEKGDDEATQFIDFDFLRALEYGMPPTSGMGIGMDRLIMFLTNNQSIQEVLFFPQMKPEKKGPEMNEDEKAVLELLKKETPIDLNALKVKSGLSNKKWDKTIKGLTKHGVAKVNKTEEGLFVEAVS; this is encoded by the coding sequence ATGCAACTTTCAGAACAAGAACTCGTAAGAAGAGAGAAATTAACCAAACTTCGTGAATTGGGAATCAATCCCTATCCTGCCAACCTCTACCCTGTAGACCACACCTCTAAACAGGTGAAGGACAATTTTGAAGAAGGCAAGAAAGTCGTAGTGGCCGGTAGATTAATGTCTATGAGAGTTCAAGGTAAAGCTTCCTTTGCACAGTTACAGGATTCTGAAGGCAAAATACAAGTATACTTCAACAGGGACGAAATTTGTCCTGGTGAAGACAAAAGCAAATACAATGACGTCTTCAAAAAACTATTGGATTTTGGAGATTTTATAGGAATTGAAGGCGAATTGTTCCTTACCCAAGTAGGTGAAAAAACCATTATGGTAAAAGACTTTACCATATTGAGCAAATCCCTAAAGCCGTTGCCCCTTCCAAAAGAAAAGGATGGAGTAGTATACGATGCTTTTAGTGATCCAGAGCAACGCTACAGACAACGCTACGCCGATTTAGTGGTAAACCCACAGGTAAAGGATGTGTTTGTGAAGCGAACCAAACTGTTCAATGCCATGCGTCAATTCTTTAATGACTCAGGGTATTTTGAAGTAGAAACTCCTGTATTGCAACCTATTCCGGGTGGCGCTGCAGCTAGACCATTCATCACGCACCACAACTCTTTGGATATTCCACTTTACATGCGAATTGCCAACGAACTCTACCTTAAGCGTTTAATTGTTGGAGGTTTTGATGGCGTATACGAATTCTCCAAAAACTTCCGTAACGAAGGCATGGACAGAACCCACAACCCAGAATTTACGGCTATGGAAATTTATGTGGCCTACAAAGATTATAACTGGATGATGGATTTCTGTGAGCAATTGTTGGAACACTGTGCCATTGCTGTTAACGGTACTACCGAAGCTACTTTCGGGGAACACAAAATAGATTTCAAAGCACCTTACAAACGTGTTACCATGGCAGATTCCATTAAGGAATTTACCGGTTTTGACATTACAGGAAAATCTGAAGACGAAATAAGAGCAGCTGCCAAAGACATGGGCATTGCGATAGATGACACCATGGGTAAAGGCAAGCTTATCGACGAGATATTTGGAGAAAAATGTGAAGGTAAATACATCCAGCCAACCTTCATTACAGATTATCCAAAAGAAATGAGCCCTTTATGTAAAGAGCATAGAGACAACCCTGAATTAACGGAGCGTTTTGAATTGATGGTATGTGGCAAGGAAATTGCCAATGCCTATTCAGAGTTGAATGATCCGATCGATCAAAGAGAGCGTTTTGAGCACCAATTGAAATTAGCTGAAAAAGGAGACGACGAAGCAACTCAATTTATTGATTTCGACTTTCTAAGAGCTTTGGAATACGGAATGCCTCCTACTTCAGGAATGGGAATTGGAATGGATCGTTTAATCATGTTCTTAACCAACAACCAATCCATTCAAGAAGTATTGTTCTTCCCGCAAATGAAACCAGAGAAGAAAGGTCCAGAAATGAACGAAGACGAAAAAGCCGTATTGGAACTCCTTAAAAAGGAAACCCCAATAGATTTAAACGCTTTAAAAGTAAAGTCTGGATTGAGCAATAAAAAATGGGACAAAACCATTAAAGGTCTTACCAAACATGGCGTGGCCAAAGTAAACAAAACTGAAGAAGGACTTTTTGTAGAAGCCGTTAGCTAA
- a CDS encoding YqaE/Pmp3 family membrane protein, producing MSIWRVLVSIICPPLAVLDKGCGSVLIVFLLWLCGWVPGVIAALVIVNNPKR from the coding sequence ATGAGTATTTGGAGAGTTTTGGTATCTATAATTTGCCCTCCCTTGGCTGTTTTAGATAAAGGATGTGGTTCGGTTTTAATTGTCTTTTTGTTGTGGTTGTGCGGTTGGGTTCCAGGAGTGATTGCGGCTTTGGTAATTGTAAATAACCCTAAGCGGTAG
- the lipB gene encoding lipoyl(octanoyl) transferase LipB: MNKVVQIQDLGLKDYRETWDYQELLFKEILDLKIKNRREGTNQPTPNYFVLVEHPHVYTLGKSGDLSNLLLNEEQLNAKGATFYKINRGGDITYHGPGQIVGYPILDLDNFFTDIHKYLRFLEEMVILTLDEYGLKAERSEGETGVWLDVGTPFARKICAMGVRASRWVTMHGFALNVNADLGYFDNIIPCGIRGKAVTSLNVELGVDTVDENEVKESLLKHFKQLFEAEFVREQHTV, encoded by the coding sequence TTGAACAAAGTTGTACAAATACAGGATTTAGGATTAAAGGATTACAGAGAGACTTGGGATTATCAGGAATTGCTTTTTAAAGAGATTCTTGATTTAAAAATAAAAAATAGGCGGGAAGGGACCAACCAACCTACACCTAATTATTTTGTGTTAGTTGAGCATCCACATGTATATACTCTAGGGAAAAGTGGCGACTTGTCTAATCTTCTGTTAAATGAGGAACAGCTCAATGCAAAGGGAGCTACTTTTTACAAAATTAATAGGGGAGGTGATATTACCTATCACGGACCAGGACAAATTGTAGGTTACCCTATTTTGGATCTGGATAATTTCTTTACGGATATTCACAAATACCTAAGGTTTCTTGAGGAAATGGTGATTCTTACTTTAGATGAATACGGATTGAAAGCAGAGCGTAGTGAAGGGGAAACTGGTGTTTGGTTGGATGTTGGAACCCCGTTTGCTAGAAAAATTTGTGCTATGGGAGTAAGGGCTAGTCGTTGGGTGACCATGCATGGATTTGCCTTAAACGTTAACGCAGATTTGGGATATTTTGATAACATTATTCCATGTGGTATTAGGGGCAAGGCGGTTACTTCTTTAAATGTTGAATTGGGAGTAGATACAGTAGATGAAAATGAGGTAAAGGAAAGTCTTCTTAAGCATTTCAAACAGCTTTTTGAAGCTGAATTCGTCAGGGAGCAGCATACCGTTTGA